GAAGCGCACGCCGCTCCAGCTCTCCGGCGGCCAGCAGCAGCGCACCGCGATCGCGCGCGCGCTGGTCAAGGGCGCCGATCTCGTGCTGCTCGACGAGCCGCTCGCCAACCTCGATTACAAGCTGCGCGAGGAGCTGCGCGCCGAGCTGCCGCGCATCTTCGAGGCTTCCGGCGCGATCTTCGTCTACGCCACGACCGAGCCGACCGAGGCGCTGCTGCTCGGCGGCAATACGGTGTGCATGTGGGAAGGTCAGGCGCTTCAGATCGGCGAGACCACCAACGTCTACCGCCGCCCGCAGACCTTGCGCGTCGCCCAGGTGTTCTCGGATCCGCCGCTCAATCTTGTCGGCATCGAGAAGAAGAACGGCTCCGTGCAATATGCCGGCGGCACCGCTTCGCCGGCCTCGGGGCTCTATTCGTCGCTGGCCGACGGCGCCTATCGCGTCGGCTTCCGCGCCCATCAGCTCGCGCTTGCCAATGGCGAGGCCGACCGCCACGCCTTCCATGCCACGGTGACGGTGACCGAAATCACCGGTTCGGAGAGTTTCGTGCATCTGACCCGCGACGGATCGAACTGGGTGGCGGTGCTGCACGGCGTGCACGAGTTCGAGCCGGGCCAGACGCTCGACGCCGTGCTCGATCCCAACGACGTTTTTGTCTTCGATGCGGCTGACCGTCTGGTCGCCGCACCCGGATCCTGAGGAGGCATGCGCCATGGCCCGCATTGACCTCGTCGATCTCGCCCATTCCTACGGCGGCAATGATGCGCCGCAGGAGAGCTTTGCGTTGAAGCCGGTCACCATGACCTGGCGGCAGGGCGGCGCCTATGCGCTGCTCGGCCCCTCCGGCTGCGGCAAGACTACGCTGCTCAACGTCATCTCCGGCATCATCACGCCGTCTCGGGGGAAAATCCTGTTCGACGGCAAGGACATCACACCGCTGTCAACCCAGAAGCGCAACATCGCCCAGGTGTTCCAGTTTCCGGTGATCTACGACACCATGACGGTGGGTGAGAATCTGGCGTTTCCGCTGAAGAACCGCGGCGTGCCGAAGCCCGAGATCGACAAGCGCGTCGCCGAGATCGGCCGCCTGCTCGATCTCGAACCCTATCTGAACCGCAAGGCGACGCGCCTCACGGCCGATGCGAAGCAGAAGATCTCGCTCGGCCGCGGCCTCGTCCGCTCCGACGTCGCCGCCGTGCTGTTCGACGAGCCGCTGACGGTGATCGATCCCGAGTTGAAATGGCAGCTCCGCTCCAAGTTGAAAGCGTTGCATCGCGAGCTCGACCTCACGATGATCTACGTCACCCACGACCAGACCGAGGCGCTGACCTTCGCCGACACCGTGGTCGTCATGCATGACGGCCGCGTCGTGCAGAGCGGCACGCCGGCGGAGCTGTTCGACAAGCCGGCGCACACCTTCGTCGGCTATTTCATCGGCTCGCCCGGCATGAACATCCTGCCGGCCGAGGTGAGAGGACGCGAGGCCAATGTCGGCGGCCATGTCATCGCGCTCAACCGCGCTTACGACAATCTGCCTGCCGATGCCAAGATCGAGATCGGCGTCCGTCCCGAATTCGTCGAGGTCGTCGCGCCTGCGCCCGGTCTGCTCACCGCAAGGATCGAGCGCCTCGACGATCTCGGCCGCATCCGTTTTG
The nucleotide sequence above comes from Bradyrhizobium sp. NDS-1. Encoded proteins:
- a CDS encoding ABC transporter ATP-binding protein, with the translated sequence MTVTLDHVTRTVEGIPHIRDVSLTLESGTLNVLLGPTLSGKTSIMRLLAGLDKPTTGKVIVNGKDVTGADVRRRSVAMVYQQFINYPSLTVYENIASPLRVQGKPRDEIEARVAEAAKLLRLEPFLKRTPLQLSGGQQQRTAIARALVKGADLVLLDEPLANLDYKLREELRAELPRIFEASGAIFVYATTEPTEALLLGGNTVCMWEGQALQIGETTNVYRRPQTLRVAQVFSDPPLNLVGIEKKNGSVQYAGGTASPASGLYSSLADGAYRVGFRAHQLALANGEADRHAFHATVTVTEITGSESFVHLTRDGSNWVAVLHGVHEFEPGQTLDAVLDPNDVFVFDAADRLVAAPGS
- a CDS encoding ABC transporter ATP-binding protein; its protein translation is MARIDLVDLAHSYGGNDAPQESFALKPVTMTWRQGGAYALLGPSGCGKTTLLNVISGIITPSRGKILFDGKDITPLSTQKRNIAQVFQFPVIYDTMTVGENLAFPLKNRGVPKPEIDKRVAEIGRLLDLEPYLNRKATRLTADAKQKISLGRGLVRSDVAAVLFDEPLTVIDPELKWQLRSKLKALHRELDLTMIYVTHDQTEALTFADTVVVMHDGRVVQSGTPAELFDKPAHTFVGYFIGSPGMNILPAEVRGREANVGGHVIALNRAYDNLPADAKIEIGVRPEFVEVVAPAPGLLTARIERLDDLGRIRFARARFGDAKLAARAPAGFTSSDGMAGLKFDPSHVHVYADSLLVEGAV